In a genomic window of Mycolicibacterium neoaurum VKM Ac-1815D:
- a CDS encoding acyl-CoA dehydrogenase family protein — protein sequence MPVDRLLPSEDAAELIALTRDIADKVLDPIVDEHERTETYPDGVFPQLGAAGLLSLPQPEQWGGGGQPYEVYLQVLEEIAARWATVAVAVSVHSLSTHALLSFGTEEQKGRWLPGMLSGNQIGAYSLSEPQAGSDAAALRCAATRDGDHYVLNGSKAWITHGGKADFYTLFARTGDGSKGISCFLVPGDLEGLSFGKPEEKMGLHAVPTTAAFYDNARLDADRLIGAEGQGLSIAFSALDAGRLGIAAVAVGIAQAALDEATRYANERTTFGRKIIDHQGLGFVLADMAAAVVSARATYLDAARRRDLGLPYSTQASVAKLIATDAAMKVTTDAVQVLGGVGYTRDFRPERYMREAKITQIFEGTNQIQRLVIARGLTA from the coding sequence GTGCCCGTCGACCGCCTGCTCCCCTCTGAGGATGCCGCCGAACTGATCGCCCTGACCCGTGACATCGCGGACAAGGTGCTCGACCCGATCGTCGACGAGCACGAGCGCACCGAGACCTACCCCGACGGGGTCTTCCCCCAACTCGGGGCCGCCGGGCTGCTCAGCCTGCCTCAGCCCGAGCAATGGGGCGGCGGCGGTCAGCCCTACGAGGTGTACCTCCAGGTGCTCGAGGAGATCGCGGCCCGCTGGGCCACGGTGGCGGTGGCCGTCAGCGTGCACAGCCTGTCCACCCATGCCCTGCTGTCCTTCGGCACCGAGGAGCAGAAGGGCCGCTGGTTGCCCGGCATGCTGTCGGGCAACCAGATCGGCGCCTACAGCCTGTCCGAACCGCAGGCCGGCTCCGATGCGGCCGCGCTTCGCTGCGCCGCGACCAGGGACGGTGATCACTACGTGCTCAACGGATCCAAGGCGTGGATCACCCACGGCGGCAAGGCCGACTTCTACACGCTGTTCGCCAGGACCGGCGACGGATCGAAGGGCATCTCCTGCTTCCTGGTGCCCGGCGATCTGGAGGGCCTGAGCTTCGGTAAGCCCGAGGAGAAGATGGGCCTCCACGCCGTGCCGACCACCGCGGCGTTCTACGACAACGCCCGACTCGATGCCGACCGGTTGATCGGCGCCGAGGGACAGGGCCTCTCGATCGCCTTCTCCGCGCTCGACGCCGGCCGACTTGGCATCGCAGCGGTCGCCGTCGGCATCGCCCAGGCCGCACTCGATGAGGCCACCCGGTACGCCAACGAGCGAACCACGTTCGGCCGCAAGATCATCGACCATCAGGGACTCGGATTCGTACTCGCCGATATGGCCGCCGCGGTGGTGAGCGCGCGAGCCACCTATCTGGACGCCGCGCGGCGACGCGATCTCGGCCTGCCGTACTCGACCCAGGCATCGGTGGCCAAACTGATCGCGACCGACGCCGCCATGAAGGTGACCACCGATGCCGTGCAGGTACTCGGCGGCGTCGGCTACACCCGCGACTTCCGGCCGGAACGCTACATGCGAGAAGCCAAGATCACCCAGATCTTCGAGGGCACCAACCAGATCCAGCGTCTGGTGATCGCCCGCGGGCTGACGGCCTAG
- a CDS encoding acyl-CoA dehydrogenase family protein, whose amino-acid sequence MDFAMSAKAADYHKRLSDFMVENVFPAEESYHAYRAEKGPKDHTVPPVVEELKTEAKAAGLWNLFLPSESGLTNLEYSPLAELSGWSMEIAPEVLNCAAPDTGNMETLHLFANEAQRTQWLEPLLNGEIRSAFAMTEPAVASSDARNIETTILRDGGDYVINGRKWWITGASDPRCKLLITMGRTNPDAAAHQQQSMILVPIDTPGITILRSLPVFGWQDQHGHCEIVFDNVRVPAENLLHEEGSGFAIAQARLGPGRIHHCMRALGAAERALALMIDRVQTRIAFGKPLAEQGVVRESIAKSRNEIDQARLLCEKAAWTIDKEGNKAAHVLVSQIKSVAPQVACDVLDRAIQVHGGAGVSDDFPLARLYGWHRAMRLFDGPDEVHMRTIARAELGKEKSAFAAAACRPSNTL is encoded by the coding sequence ATGGACTTCGCGATGTCGGCAAAAGCAGCTGATTACCACAAGCGCCTCTCCGACTTCATGGTCGAGAATGTCTTCCCCGCCGAGGAGTCCTACCACGCCTACCGCGCGGAGAAGGGTCCCAAGGACCACACCGTGCCGCCGGTGGTCGAAGAGCTCAAGACCGAGGCCAAGGCCGCGGGTCTGTGGAACCTGTTCCTGCCCTCGGAGTCCGGGCTGACCAATCTTGAGTACTCCCCGCTCGCCGAGCTCTCCGGCTGGAGCATGGAGATCGCCCCCGAGGTGCTCAACTGCGCCGCACCGGACACCGGGAACATGGAGACCCTGCACCTGTTCGCCAACGAGGCGCAGCGCACGCAGTGGCTCGAGCCCCTGCTCAATGGCGAGATCCGGTCTGCGTTCGCGATGACCGAGCCTGCCGTCGCCTCCAGCGATGCCCGCAACATCGAGACCACCATCCTGCGCGACGGCGGCGATTACGTCATCAACGGCCGGAAGTGGTGGATCACCGGGGCCTCGGACCCGCGCTGCAAGCTGCTCATCACCATGGGCCGCACCAATCCCGATGCGGCTGCACACCAGCAGCAGTCGATGATCCTGGTGCCCATCGACACCCCTGGAATCACCATCCTTCGCTCGTTGCCGGTCTTCGGTTGGCAGGACCAGCATGGGCACTGCGAGATCGTGTTCGACAATGTCCGGGTTCCCGCGGAAAACCTGCTGCACGAGGAAGGCAGCGGGTTCGCCATCGCCCAGGCGCGGCTGGGCCCGGGCCGCATCCACCACTGCATGCGCGCCCTCGGCGCGGCCGAACGTGCATTGGCGCTGATGATCGACCGCGTGCAGACGCGCATCGCGTTCGGCAAGCCGCTCGCCGAGCAGGGTGTCGTGCGTGAGTCCATCGCCAAGTCCCGCAACGAGATCGACCAGGCCAGGCTGCTGTGCGAGAAGGCCGCCTGGACGATCGACAAGGAGGGCAACAAAGCCGCCCACGTGTTGGTTTCCCAGATCAAGTCGGTGGCGCCGCAGGTCGCCTGCGACGTGCTCGACCGCGCCATCCAGGTGCATGGCGGCGCCGGGGTATCCGATGATTTCCCGCTGGCCCGCCTCTACGGCTGGCACCGCGCGATGCGACTTTTCGACGGCCCCGACGAGGTGCACATGCGGACGATCGCACGCGCCGAACTCGGCAAGGAGAAGTCGGCGTTCGCGGCGGCGGCCTGCCGCCCCTCGAACACGCTGTGA
- a CDS encoding MFS transporter, translated as MTTTLSPTDWPGHQRGSKEYRRLLAALFFGGVATFAQLYSPQAVLPMIAADLGTGAAHAALLVSAATVGLAVGVIPWAAVADRIGRVQAMTVSITAATLLGLLVPLAPTSDLLLTGRFLEGLMLGGVPAIAIAYLSEEIDPGHAARAAGSYVAGSTIGGLTGRLVTGPVAEFAGWRIGVVTVAVLCALSAMAFVKLAPRARGFRPARIKGLGTRLAENLRSPQQLVLYGQGFLLMGGFVALYNFLGFRLAAAPFDLPQTVVSLVFLAYLAGTWASARAGAEASRFGRKPVLLASITTMIIGTALTISTELVVVLTGLLIATAGFFGAHAVASGWVGARAGTAKAQASALYNLFYYAGSSALGWLGGVAFDAAGWTAVAGSVIGLALLAGALAVTTLENPCRARRPGGDREGAAAPL; from the coding sequence GTGACGACGACGCTGAGCCCCACCGACTGGCCGGGTCATCAGCGTGGCTCCAAGGAGTACCGACGGCTGTTGGCCGCGCTGTTCTTCGGCGGTGTCGCGACATTCGCGCAGTTGTATTCACCGCAGGCCGTGCTGCCCATGATCGCTGCCGACCTGGGCACCGGCGCCGCGCACGCTGCATTGCTCGTCTCGGCAGCAACAGTCGGACTCGCCGTCGGCGTCATCCCGTGGGCGGCGGTCGCCGACCGGATCGGTCGGGTTCAGGCGATGACCGTTTCGATCACGGCGGCAACGCTTCTCGGCCTGCTCGTCCCGCTCGCTCCCACCTCGGACCTCCTGCTCACCGGCCGCTTCCTGGAGGGGCTCATGCTCGGTGGGGTACCGGCGATCGCCATCGCCTACCTGTCCGAGGAGATCGATCCCGGCCATGCCGCGCGGGCAGCGGGAAGTTACGTGGCCGGCAGCACCATCGGCGGCCTCACCGGCCGGCTGGTCACCGGCCCCGTCGCCGAGTTCGCCGGCTGGCGCATCGGGGTCGTCACCGTTGCGGTGCTGTGCGCGCTATCGGCAATGGCGTTCGTCAAGCTCGCCCCGCGGGCGCGTGGTTTCCGGCCGGCCCGCATCAAGGGGCTCGGTACGCGGCTGGCCGAAAACCTGCGCTCACCGCAGCAACTCGTCCTCTACGGCCAGGGCTTCCTGTTGATGGGTGGATTCGTCGCGCTCTACAACTTCTTGGGCTTCCGACTGGCCGCCGCACCGTTCGACCTACCCCAGACCGTCGTCAGCCTGGTCTTCCTGGCTTATCTGGCCGGCACCTGGGCGTCGGCGCGCGCGGGTGCCGAGGCAAGCCGATTCGGGCGCAAACCGGTCCTGCTGGCCTCGATCACCACCATGATCATCGGCACCGCGCTGACCATCAGCACCGAACTCGTCGTGGTGCTGACCGGACTGCTGATTGCCACGGCGGGCTTCTTCGGTGCGCACGCCGTCGCCTCGGGGTGGGTGGGCGCCCGTGCCGGAACGGCCAAGGCACAGGCATCGGCTCTCTACAACCTGTTCTACTACGCGGGATCCAGTGCGCTGGGCTGGTTGGGCGGTGTGGCGTTCGACGCCGCCGGTTGGACCGCCGTGGCCGGATCGGTCATCGGCTTGGCCCTGCTTGCCGGGGCGCTCGCCGTCACCACACTGGAGAATCCGTGCCGTGCTCGGCGTCCGGGCGGGGACCGAGAAGGCGCCGCTGCCCCGCTGTGA
- the pntB gene encoding Re/Si-specific NAD(P)(+) transhydrogenase subunit beta, with product MLSLETAATAAYVVAALLFILALAGLSKHETSKAGNTFGIAGMAVALIATVVLAIGRDIQPLGLGLLVGAMAIGAAIGLWRAKIVEMTGMPELIALLHSFVGLAAVLVGWNGYLHVEAHPDGAEAAHLAGQGMLGIHSAEVFIGVFIGAVTFTGSIVANLKLSARIKSAPLMLPGKNFLNVGALVVFIALTVWFVIEPQLWLLVVVTVLALLLGWHLVASIGGGDMPVVVSMLNSYSGWAAAASGFLLGNDLLIITGALVGSSGAFLSYIMCKAMNRSFISVIAGGFGIEAGPAEDKDYGEHREITAEGAAELLANASSVIITPGYGMAVAQAQYGVADLTRKLRERGVDVRFGIHPVAGRLPGHMNVLLAEAKVPYDIVLEMDEINDDFDGTSVVLVIGANDTVNPAASEDPGSPIAGMPVLTVWNADNVIVFKRSMASGYAGVQNPLFFRENTQMLFGDAKDRVDAINAAL from the coding sequence ATGCTTTCTCTGGAAACCGCGGCCACCGCGGCCTATGTGGTCGCGGCGCTGCTGTTCATCCTGGCCCTCGCGGGCCTGTCGAAACACGAAACGTCCAAGGCCGGCAACACCTTCGGCATCGCGGGCATGGCGGTGGCGCTGATCGCCACGGTCGTGTTGGCCATCGGCCGCGATATCCAACCGCTGGGCCTCGGGCTGCTGGTGGGCGCCATGGCCATCGGCGCGGCGATCGGTCTGTGGCGGGCCAAGATCGTCGAGATGACCGGCATGCCCGAACTCATCGCGCTGCTGCACTCATTCGTCGGCCTGGCCGCCGTGCTGGTCGGCTGGAACGGTTACCTGCACGTGGAGGCCCATCCGGACGGCGCCGAGGCCGCGCACCTCGCCGGCCAGGGCATGCTGGGCATCCATTCGGCGGAGGTGTTCATCGGCGTGTTCATCGGTGCGGTGACGTTCACCGGGTCGATCGTGGCCAACCTCAAGCTGTCGGCCCGGATCAAATCCGCGCCATTGATGTTGCCGGGCAAGAACTTCCTGAACGTCGGCGCGCTGGTGGTGTTCATCGCACTGACGGTCTGGTTCGTCATCGAACCCCAGCTGTGGCTGCTGGTCGTGGTGACCGTGCTCGCGCTGCTGCTGGGCTGGCATCTGGTCGCCTCCATCGGCGGTGGCGATATGCCGGTCGTCGTCTCGATGCTCAACAGCTACTCCGGCTGGGCCGCCGCGGCCTCGGGCTTCCTGCTGGGCAACGATCTGTTGATCATCACCGGTGCGTTGGTCGGCTCCTCGGGTGCGTTCCTGTCCTACATCATGTGCAAGGCGATGAACCGGTCGTTCATCTCGGTCATCGCAGGCGGTTTCGGTATCGAGGCCGGCCCCGCCGAGGACAAGGATTACGGCGAACACCGCGAGATCACCGCAGAGGGCGCGGCCGAACTGCTCGCGAACGCCTCCTCGGTGATCATCACACCGGGCTACGGCATGGCTGTGGCGCAGGCCCAGTACGGGGTCGCCGACCTGACCCGCAAGCTGCGCGAGCGCGGGGTCGACGTGCGCTTCGGCATCCACCCGGTCGCGGGCCGGCTGCCCGGACACATGAACGTGCTGCTGGCCGAGGCCAAGGTGCCTTACGACATCGTGCTCGAAATGGACGAGATCAACGATGATTTCGACGGCACCTCGGTGGTGCTGGTGATCGGGGCCAATGACACCGTCAACCCGGCTGCGTCGGAGGATCCGGGATCACCGATTGCCGGTATGCCGGTGCTCACCGTGTGGAATGCCGACAACGTCATCGTGTTCAAGCGCTCCATGGCCTCCGGTTACGCGGGCGTGCAGAATCCGCTGTTCTTCCGGGAGAACACCCAGATGCTCTTCGGCGATGCCAAGGATCGCGTCGACGCGATCAACGCCGCGCTGTAA
- a CDS encoding HNH endonuclease signature motif containing protein → MSPGDDVGSGVGRLVDCPRPVVDDEVLLGVLASAVSARNLLDLVISSAVVAAERAGVPGRRHLRTGADLLRLLGMSPGAAARAVRVGRAASSLPALTVAQRLGLGGIGIEFADAVGKGVAHVESRVPLSDDDRAAVVRALMVQTSPAEVAAKARTIAIDRVAALPVEQQVVPVAEDTALNEMTVVQNAEGRFEATLDLDVTTGEELCAALDPLCRPIPLPDGSPDPRPIDVRRAEAIGQVLRTYLSQSRRPMSGGVLPHVTLIRPVAPGVSGDAVDRLGFGGPVSAATAELIGCDATLTSVIVDHTGVPLDVGRAERLFTPAIRKALAVRDGGCAHPGCGRPVSWCDAHHIQPWSAGGTTSIDNGVLLCRLHHTLIHHGGWQVYLGRDRHPWFIPPHTPEAPEPAHLRSHTRRTMTDLPAAA, encoded by the coding sequence GTGTCACCGGGGGATGATGTCGGGTCGGGCGTGGGTCGGTTGGTGGATTGTCCGCGGCCGGTGGTCGATGACGAGGTCTTGTTGGGTGTGTTGGCGTCGGCGGTGTCGGCGCGGAATCTGTTGGACTTGGTGATCTCCTCGGCGGTGGTGGCGGCCGAACGGGCCGGTGTGCCGGGTCGGCGGCACCTACGCACCGGGGCTGATCTGCTCCGGCTGTTGGGCATGTCCCCGGGTGCGGCGGCCCGGGCGGTACGGGTGGGACGCGCCGCATCGTCGTTGCCGGCGTTGACGGTCGCGCAGCGGTTGGGGTTGGGCGGTATCGGTATCGAGTTCGCCGATGCCGTGGGCAAAGGTGTCGCGCACGTGGAGTCTCGAGTGCCGTTGTCCGACGACGATCGGGCGGCGGTGGTGCGTGCGTTGATGGTGCAGACCAGCCCGGCCGAGGTGGCCGCCAAGGCCCGCACGATCGCCATCGACCGAGTCGCGGCACTACCGGTCGAGCAGCAGGTGGTGCCGGTCGCCGAGGACACCGCGCTCAACGAGATGACCGTGGTGCAGAACGCTGAGGGCCGCTTCGAAGCTACCCTCGATCTGGACGTGACGACCGGGGAAGAGCTGTGTGCGGCGTTGGATCCGTTGTGCCGGCCGATACCGCTACCGGACGGGTCCCCGGATCCCCGGCCGATCGATGTCCGCCGGGCTGAGGCGATCGGGCAGGTGCTGCGCACATATTTGTCGCAGTCGAGGCGTCCGATGTCTGGTGGGGTACTGCCGCACGTCACCCTCATCCGACCGGTAGCCCCGGGCGTGAGCGGTGACGCGGTGGATCGGTTGGGGTTCGGTGGACCGGTCTCCGCGGCGACCGCGGAGTTGATCGGCTGTGATGCCACGCTGACGTCGGTGATCGTCGACCACACCGGGGTGCCGCTGGATGTCGGGCGCGCGGAAAGACTGTTCACCCCCGCGATTCGTAAAGCGCTGGCCGTCAGGGATGGCGGGTGTGCCCATCCGGGATGCGGGCGCCCGGTGTCCTGGTGCGATGCCCACCACATCCAACCCTGGAGCGCCGGCGGCACAACCAGTATCGACAACGGAGTGCTGCTCTGCCGGCTACACCACACCCTCATCCATCACGGGGGCTGGCAGGTCTACCTCGGCCGCGACCGCCACCCCTGGTTCATCCCACCCCACACACCAGAAGCACCCGAGCCGGCACACCTGCGATCCCACACCCGACGCACCATGACCGACCTACCCGCGGCCGCATAA
- a CDS encoding LysR family transcriptional regulator, whose amino-acid sequence MDLDELHWFVTLAETEHVTDAAAELGISQPTLSRALARLEARIGAPLFDRVNRRLRLNTYGAILLDHARRSIAEITSATERIAALRDPDTGTVRLAFLHSQAGGFVPDLLRRFRAEAPNVQFELFQGATLDILDRLDKGHVDLAITSPRPAGFPWRVLYGERLCLAVPRDHRFAGRSRLRLADAGDEPFVALQPGFGLRQLTDELCVAAGIAPTIVFEAMEIPTVEGLVAAGFGVAVVPVPHPDRMDSAAAYIPLSEPTAKRQLGLTWRPDGELPPAAARLAEFIMHNLHDLTEVHTLDTLRGSS is encoded by the coding sequence ATGGATCTCGACGAACTGCACTGGTTCGTGACGCTCGCCGAGACCGAGCACGTCACCGATGCCGCGGCCGAATTGGGCATCAGCCAACCGACCCTTTCCCGGGCCCTCGCTCGCCTGGAGGCGCGCATCGGCGCACCATTGTTCGACCGTGTGAACCGTCGCCTCCGACTCAACACCTACGGCGCCATCCTGCTCGATCACGCGCGCCGCAGCATTGCCGAAATCACCAGCGCCACAGAGCGTATCGCCGCCCTGCGGGATCCCGACACCGGTACCGTGCGACTCGCGTTCCTACACTCACAGGCCGGCGGATTCGTCCCTGACCTCCTGCGCCGGTTCCGCGCCGAAGCCCCCAACGTGCAGTTCGAACTGTTCCAGGGTGCCACGCTCGACATCCTCGATCGGCTCGACAAGGGGCACGTCGACCTTGCCATTACCTCACCGCGGCCTGCGGGCTTTCCGTGGCGGGTGCTCTACGGTGAGCGCCTGTGCCTGGCCGTACCCCGCGATCACCGGTTCGCCGGGCGCAGCCGTCTACGACTTGCCGACGCCGGCGACGAACCCTTCGTTGCGCTACAGCCGGGATTCGGCCTGCGCCAGTTGACCGATGAGCTCTGCGTCGCGGCCGGGATCGCGCCGACGATCGTCTTCGAAGCCATGGAGATTCCCACGGTCGAGGGCCTGGTGGCCGCCGGATTCGGCGTCGCGGTCGTCCCGGTTCCACACCCCGATCGCATGGACAGTGCAGCCGCCTACATCCCACTGTCCGAACCCACTGCCAAACGTCAACTGGGTCTGACTTGGCGGCCGGATGGTGAACTACCGCCTGCTGCTGCCAGGCTGGCCGAGTTCATCATGCATAATCTGCATGATCTGACAGAAGTTCATACATTAGACACATTGCGAGGATCCTCCTAG
- a CDS encoding TetR/AcrR family transcriptional regulator codes for MSELVDSGFATRRQIRLFDELLELMLAEGFGHLTLDEIAARLRCSKTTLYALASSKDELVRRVTVHFFKRATIAVESSLARTDTPRDRVAAYLTAVGAELAVASEAFMTDMNAFAPAREVYEANTAAAAERVRRLIEEGVAAGAFRSVNAAFAGDLIATMMVRIQQREVGAATGLSDAEAYTELATLLTDGLRA; via the coding sequence ATGTCCGAGCTGGTCGATAGTGGTTTCGCCACCCGCAGACAGATCCGGCTTTTCGACGAACTGCTGGAGTTGATGCTCGCAGAGGGATTCGGCCACCTGACGCTCGACGAGATCGCCGCCCGGTTGCGGTGCTCCAAGACCACGCTCTACGCCTTGGCGTCGAGCAAGGATGAGTTGGTGCGCCGGGTCACCGTGCACTTCTTCAAGCGGGCGACGATCGCGGTGGAGAGCAGCCTGGCGCGGACGGACACCCCGCGCGATCGCGTAGCGGCGTATCTGACTGCGGTCGGAGCCGAACTGGCCGTGGCGTCCGAGGCATTCATGACGGATATGAACGCGTTCGCTCCGGCGCGTGAGGTCTACGAAGCCAACACCGCCGCCGCCGCGGAGCGGGTGCGCCGGCTCATCGAGGAGGGAGTGGCCGCGGGAGCGTTCCGCTCGGTCAACGCCGCCTTCGCCGGAGATCTCATCGCCACCATGATGGTGCGCATCCAGCAGCGCGAGGTGGGTGCGGCCACCGGGCTCAGCGATGCCGAGGCCTACACGGAGTTGGCGACACTCCTCACCGACGGCCTACGGGCCTGA
- a CDS encoding Re/Si-specific NAD(P)(+) transhydrogenase subunit alpha — translation MIIGIPRETHAGETRVAATPATVGQIIKLGYDVVVESGAGAASSFSDAAYVEAGAGIGTTQEVLSADVVLKVNAPDDTEIATLKDGATLVSLISPALKPELVEKLSARPITVLAMDAVPRISRAQSLDVLSSMANIAGYRAVVEAAHSFGRFFTGQVTAAGKVPPAKVLVVGAGVAGLAAIGAAGSLGAIVKATDPRPEVADQVKSLGGEYVSVDPAAAEVSATGYAKEMDEDYKAREAQLYAELASEVDIIITTALIPGRPAPRIITAEMVASMRPGSVIVDMAASNGGNVEGTVKDQAIVTDNGVTIIGYTDLAGRLPATASQLYGTNLVNLLKLVTPEKDGRLTLDFEDVVQRSVTVVRDGEVTWPPPPVQVSAAPAAAAAAAPVEKPAPKPPMSAQRRLGLTFAGAAALFALIAISPAALQVHLVVFALAIVIGYYVISGVHHALHTPLMSVTNAISGIIVVGALLQIGTGDLAITVLATIAILLASINVFGGFAVTRRMLAMFSRS, via the coding sequence CGCCGCCTATGTGGAGGCGGGCGCCGGCATCGGCACCACCCAGGAAGTGCTGTCGGCCGACGTCGTACTGAAGGTCAACGCCCCCGACGACACCGAGATCGCGACACTGAAGGACGGCGCGACGCTGGTCAGTCTGATCTCGCCGGCACTGAAGCCCGAACTCGTCGAGAAGTTGTCGGCGCGCCCCATCACGGTGCTGGCGATGGACGCGGTGCCCCGCATCTCCCGCGCGCAATCGCTGGACGTGCTGTCCTCGATGGCCAATATCGCCGGCTACCGGGCCGTCGTCGAGGCCGCGCATAGCTTCGGACGATTCTTCACCGGCCAGGTCACCGCTGCGGGCAAGGTGCCGCCTGCCAAGGTCCTGGTTGTCGGCGCCGGGGTGGCCGGTCTGGCCGCCATCGGCGCCGCGGGCAGCCTCGGCGCCATCGTGAAGGCCACCGACCCGCGGCCCGAGGTCGCCGACCAGGTGAAGTCCCTCGGCGGCGAGTACGTCTCCGTCGACCCGGCGGCCGCCGAGGTCTCGGCCACCGGTTATGCCAAGGAAATGGACGAGGATTACAAGGCCCGCGAGGCGCAGCTGTATGCCGAGCTGGCCAGCGAGGTCGACATCATCATCACCACCGCCCTGATCCCGGGTCGGCCTGCGCCGCGGATCATCACCGCCGAGATGGTCGCCTCCATGCGCCCGGGCAGCGTGATCGTGGACATGGCCGCATCCAACGGCGGCAACGTCGAGGGCACCGTGAAGGATCAGGCGATCGTCACCGACAACGGCGTGACGATCATCGGCTACACCGACCTGGCCGGCCGCCTGCCCGCCACCGCGTCGCAGCTCTACGGCACCAACCTGGTGAACCTGCTCAAGCTGGTGACGCCCGAGAAGGACGGCCGGCTCACCCTCGACTTCGAGGACGTCGTCCAGCGCTCGGTCACCGTGGTGCGTGACGGCGAGGTCACCTGGCCGCCCCCGCCGGTGCAGGTGTCCGCGGCACCGGCCGCCGCGGCTGCCGCCGCCCCGGTCGAGAAGCCCGCGCCCAAGCCACCGATGTCGGCCCAGCGCAGGCTCGGACTGACGTTCGCCGGAGCGGCGGCGTTGTTCGCGTTGATCGCCATCTCGCCGGCCGCACTGCAGGTGCACCTGGTGGTGTTCGCGCTGGCGATCGTCATCGGCTATTACGTGATCAGCGGTGTGCACCACGCGCTGCACACCCCGCTGATGTCGGTGACCAATGCGATCTCGGGAATCATCGTCGTCGGAGCGCTGCTGCAGATCGGCACCGGTGATCTGGCGATCACCGTGTTGGCCACCATCGCGATCTTGCTGGCCAGCATCAACGTCTTCGGTGGTTTCGCGGTGACGCGCCGCATGCTCGCGATGTTCTCCCGCAGCTAG